One Scophthalmus maximus strain ysfricsl-2021 chromosome 1, ASM2237912v1, whole genome shotgun sequence genomic region harbors:
- the enpp4 gene encoding bis(5'-adenosyl)-triphosphatase enpp4 isoform X2: MAEGSPFKPRNWSKQRTCLSRVERRSSIGDRMLLKLLLGFLCGVAALASDDSDAAQQGPLPLLLVSFDGFRADYLRRFPMPNLKLLYSQGVLVEQLTNVFITKTFPNHYTLVTGLYAESHGIVASNMYDPVSGKHFQVGRDKDPMWWNKARPLWVTALDSGYKTAAMMWPGSDVVIGNRTATHFLAYDASVTFKQRLGNITNWMLGNGKEQGVKFAALYWEEPDRTGHLFGPENTTAMRKALKEVDDDIGLLMSELKQTGLWGRVNVLVTSDHGMAQCSTERLIRLDDCLHPDNYTLVDLSAVTALIPRKDPEAVFALLKKCHAHMTAYLKKAIPDRLHYQNNERIQPIILIADEGWTIVQHGNKLPRCDHGYDNSLPSMHPFMAAVGPSFRQGYRISDLNSVDIYPLMCHLLSVPPQPNNGSLTQARCLLEAESFGDAPLFVSLVAGIFLVLATVVFLFRGLRKCRPLRSRRFRRLPIDDDDGEEEPLYE; encoded by the exons ATGGCAGAAG gaagTCCATTCAAGCCTAGAAACTGGAGTAAACAGAGAACTTGTCTGTCGCGTGTGGAGCGACGATCCTCCATCGGCGACAG GATGCTGCTTAAACTGCTGCTGGGCTTCCTGTGCGGCGTCGCAGCGTTGGCCTCGGACGACAGCGACGCGGCTCAGCAGGGCcctctgccgctgctgctggtgtcctTCGACGGTTTCCGAGCGGACTACCTGCGGAGGTTCCCCATGCCCAACCTGAAGCTCCTGTACAGCCAAGGGGTCCTGGTGGAGCAGCTCACCAACGTCTTCATCACCAAGACTTTTCCCAACCACTACACCCTG GTGACGGGGCTGTACGCCGAGTCTCACGGGATCGTGGCCAGTAACATGTACGACCCCGTCAGCGGGAAGCACTTCCAAGTCGGCAGGGACAAGGACCCCATGTGGTGGAACAAGGCCCGGCCCCTGTGGGTCACGGCGCTGGACTCTGGCTACAAGACGGCGGCCATGATGTGGCCCGGCTCCGACGTGGTCATCGGCAACCGCACGGCGACGCACTTCTTGGCCTACGACGCTTCTGTGACATTCAAGCAACGGCTCGGGAACATTACGAACTGGATGTTGGGAAACGGAAAG GAGCAAGGAGTGAAGTTTGCGGCCCTCTACTGGGAGGAGCCTGATCGGACGGGCCACCTGTTTGGCCCAGAAAACACCACTGCCATGAGGAAGGCGCTGAAAGAG GTTGACGACGACATCGGCCTGCTGATGTCGGAGCTGAAGCAGACCGGCCTCTGGGGTCGCGTCAACGTCCTGGTGACCAGCGACCACGGCATGGCTCAGTGCTCAACCGAGCGCCTCATTCGGCTGGACGACTGCCTCCACCCTGACAACTACACACTGGTGGACCTCTCAGCTGTCACAGCCCTCATTCCACGTAAAG atCCTGAGGCCGTCTTCGCCCTGCTGAAGAAGTGCCACGCCCACATGACGGCGTATCTGAAGAAGGCCATCCCTGATCGGCTGCACTACCAGAACAATGAACGCATCCAGCCGATCATACTGATTGCTGATGAAGGCTGGACCATAGTGCAGCATGGGAACAAGCTGCCCAGAT GCGATCACGGCTACGACAACTCCCTACCCAGCATGCATCCCTTCATGGCAGCGGTGGGGCCCAGCTTCCGTCAGGGTTATCGAATCAGTGATTTGAACAGTGTAGACATTTACCCCCTCATGTGCCACCTGCTGTCGGTGCCCCCGCAGCCCAACAACGGCAGCCTGACCCAGGCCCGGTGCCTGCTGGAGGCCGAGAGCTTCGGGGACGCCCCCCTGTTCGTCAGCCTGGTGGCCGGCATCTTCCTTGTACTTGCTACAGTCGTTT TTCTTTTCAGGGGGCTGAGGAAATGTCGCCCGTTGCGCTCTCGGCGTTTCCGGAGACTTCCGATTGACGATGACGACGGCGAAGAAGAACCCCTGTATGAGTGA
- the enpp4 gene encoding bis(5'-adenosyl)-triphosphatase enpp4 isoform X1: MAEGSPFKPRNWSKQRTCLSRVERRSSIGDRMLLKLLLGFLCGVAALASDDSDAAQQGPLPLLLVSFDGFRADYLRRFPMPNLKLLYSQGVLVEQLTNVFITKTFPNHYTLVTGLYAESHGIVASNMYDPVSGKHFQVGRDKDPMWWNKARPLWVTALDSGYKTAAMMWPGSDVVIGNRTATHFLAYDASVTFKQRLGNITNWMLGNGKEQGVKFAALYWEEPDRTGHLFGPENTTAMRKALKEVDDDIGLLMSELKQTGLWGRVNVLVTSDHGMAQCSTERLIRLDDCLHPDNYTLVDLSAVTALIPRKDPEAVFALLKKCHAHMTAYLKKAIPDRLHYQNNERIQPIILIADEGWTIVQHGNKLPRLGDHGYDNSLPSMHPFMAAVGPSFRQGYRISDLNSVDIYPLMCHLLSVPPQPNNGSLTQARCLLEAESFGDAPLFVSLVAGIFLVLATVVFLFRGLRKCRPLRSRRFRRLPIDDDDGEEEPLYE, translated from the exons ATGGCAGAAG gaagTCCATTCAAGCCTAGAAACTGGAGTAAACAGAGAACTTGTCTGTCGCGTGTGGAGCGACGATCCTCCATCGGCGACAG GATGCTGCTTAAACTGCTGCTGGGCTTCCTGTGCGGCGTCGCAGCGTTGGCCTCGGACGACAGCGACGCGGCTCAGCAGGGCcctctgccgctgctgctggtgtcctTCGACGGTTTCCGAGCGGACTACCTGCGGAGGTTCCCCATGCCCAACCTGAAGCTCCTGTACAGCCAAGGGGTCCTGGTGGAGCAGCTCACCAACGTCTTCATCACCAAGACTTTTCCCAACCACTACACCCTG GTGACGGGGCTGTACGCCGAGTCTCACGGGATCGTGGCCAGTAACATGTACGACCCCGTCAGCGGGAAGCACTTCCAAGTCGGCAGGGACAAGGACCCCATGTGGTGGAACAAGGCCCGGCCCCTGTGGGTCACGGCGCTGGACTCTGGCTACAAGACGGCGGCCATGATGTGGCCCGGCTCCGACGTGGTCATCGGCAACCGCACGGCGACGCACTTCTTGGCCTACGACGCTTCTGTGACATTCAAGCAACGGCTCGGGAACATTACGAACTGGATGTTGGGAAACGGAAAG GAGCAAGGAGTGAAGTTTGCGGCCCTCTACTGGGAGGAGCCTGATCGGACGGGCCACCTGTTTGGCCCAGAAAACACCACTGCCATGAGGAAGGCGCTGAAAGAG GTTGACGACGACATCGGCCTGCTGATGTCGGAGCTGAAGCAGACCGGCCTCTGGGGTCGCGTCAACGTCCTGGTGACCAGCGACCACGGCATGGCTCAGTGCTCAACCGAGCGCCTCATTCGGCTGGACGACTGCCTCCACCCTGACAACTACACACTGGTGGACCTCTCAGCTGTCACAGCCCTCATTCCACGTAAAG atCCTGAGGCCGTCTTCGCCCTGCTGAAGAAGTGCCACGCCCACATGACGGCGTATCTGAAGAAGGCCATCCCTGATCGGCTGCACTACCAGAACAATGAACGCATCCAGCCGATCATACTGATTGCTGATGAAGGCTGGACCATAGTGCAGCATGGGAACAAGCTGCCCAGAT taGGCGATCACGGCTACGACAACTCCCTACCCAGCATGCATCCCTTCATGGCAGCGGTGGGGCCCAGCTTCCGTCAGGGTTATCGAATCAGTGATTTGAACAGTGTAGACATTTACCCCCTCATGTGCCACCTGCTGTCGGTGCCCCCGCAGCCCAACAACGGCAGCCTGACCCAGGCCCGGTGCCTGCTGGAGGCCGAGAGCTTCGGGGACGCCCCCCTGTTCGTCAGCCTGGTGGCCGGCATCTTCCTTGTACTTGCTACAGTCGTTT TTCTTTTCAGGGGGCTGAGGAAATGTCGCCCGTTGCGCTCTCGGCGTTTCCGGAGACTTCCGATTGACGATGACGACGGCGAAGAAGAACCCCTGTATGAGTGA
- the clic5a gene encoding chloride intracellular channel protein 5a isoform X1 — MDNVYEAPELYQNQSSGVYEMTCEEEEVYEEPSDMMAEYQNTGRARGTIPTPPSVPPPPRPTKERRGSSSSSSSSSSHVEDRERGPAEDWKREEEDDKIEVKERSKDLVCERGSPEVEEDGRKSSRRSSSSSSSSSSASEKEGAEEKPEPEKDVPEIALFTKAGSDGESIGNCPFSQRLFMILWLKGVVFNVTTVDLKRKPADLHNLAPGTHPPFLTFQGEVLTDVNKVEEHLEAMLAPPKYPKLAAKNRGSNTAGNDIFAKFSAYVKNTRPDKHRDLEKSLNKALAKLDEYLQSPLADEGQEGRGGGKEESTRKYLDGDELTLADCNLLPKLHVVKVVAKKYRNYDIPSEFRGVWRYLGNAYSRDEFNNTCAADVEIELAYRDVAKRLGK; from the exons ATGGACAACGTGTACGAGGCCCCGGAGCTCTACCAGAACCAGTCGTCAGGTGTATATGAAATGACctgcgaggaggaagaggtgtaTGAGGAGCCCTCGGACATGATGGCAGAGTACCAGAACACCGGGCGGGCCAGAGGAACAATACCAACTCCCCCCTCTGTCCCACCACCCCCCCGTCCCACCAAGGAGAGGCGAGGCAGTTCTTCATcgtcatcctcgtcctcctcgcatgttgaggatagagagagagggccgGCGGAAGActggaaaagggaggaggaggacgataAGATtgaggtgaaagagagaagcaaagaccttgtgtgtgagagggggtctccagaagtggaggaggatggCAGAAAGTCATCACGCAggtcctcatcatcatcttcatcgtcttcatcagcCTCAGAGAAGGAGGGAGCCGAGGAGAAGCCAGAGCCTGAAAAGGACGTGCCGGAGATCGCACTTTTTACAAAG GCCGGTAGTGATGGCGAGAGCATTGGAAACTGTCCGTTCTCTCAGCGCCTCTTCATGATCCTCTGGCTGAAGGGGGTCGTCTTCAATGTCACCACTGTCGACCTCAAGAG GAAACCGGCCGACCTGCACAACCTGGCCCCGGGGACTCACCCGCCCTTCCTCACCTTCCAGGGGGAGGTTCTCACCGACGTCAACAAGGTGGAGGAGCATCTGGAGGCCATGCTGGCTCCGCCCAA GTATCCCAAACTGGCAGCAAAGAACCGGGGATCCAACACGGCAGGAAATGACATATTTGCCAAGTTCTCAGCTTACGTGAAAAACACACGACCGGATAAGCACAGAG ATTTGGAGAAGAGTCTGAACAAGGCCTTGGCCAAGCTGGACGAGTATCTGCAGAGTCCGCTGGCCGACGAGGGGCAGGAGGGACGCGGCGGCGGAAAGGAGGAGTCGACTCGCAAATACCTGGACGGCGACGAGCTCACATTGGCCGACTGCAACCTCTTGCCCAAACTCCATGTCGTCAAG GTGGTCGCGAAGAAATACCGGAACTATGACATCCCGTCTGAATTCAGAGGGGTGTGGCGTTACCTCGGCAACGCCTACAGCCGAGACGAGTTCAACAACACGTGTGCGGCGGACGTGGAAATCGAGCTCGCCTACAGGGACGTGGCCAAGAGGCTGGGGAaatga
- the clic5a gene encoding chloride intracellular channel protein 5a isoform X2, giving the protein MTDTATEEDKDPDIELFVKAGSDGESIGNCPFSQRLFMILWLKGVVFNVTTVDLKRKPADLHNLAPGTHPPFLTFQGEVLTDVNKVEEHLEAMLAPPKYPKLAAKNRGSNTAGNDIFAKFSAYVKNTRPDKHRDLEKSLNKALAKLDEYLQSPLADEGQEGRGGGKEESTRKYLDGDELTLADCNLLPKLHVVKVVAKKYRNYDIPSEFRGVWRYLGNAYSRDEFNNTCAADVEIELAYRDVAKRLGK; this is encoded by the exons ATGACAGATACTGCCACCGAGGAGGACAAGGACCCCGATATTGAGCTATTTGTTAAG GCCGGTAGTGATGGCGAGAGCATTGGAAACTGTCCGTTCTCTCAGCGCCTCTTCATGATCCTCTGGCTGAAGGGGGTCGTCTTCAATGTCACCACTGTCGACCTCAAGAG GAAACCGGCCGACCTGCACAACCTGGCCCCGGGGACTCACCCGCCCTTCCTCACCTTCCAGGGGGAGGTTCTCACCGACGTCAACAAGGTGGAGGAGCATCTGGAGGCCATGCTGGCTCCGCCCAA GTATCCCAAACTGGCAGCAAAGAACCGGGGATCCAACACGGCAGGAAATGACATATTTGCCAAGTTCTCAGCTTACGTGAAAAACACACGACCGGATAAGCACAGAG ATTTGGAGAAGAGTCTGAACAAGGCCTTGGCCAAGCTGGACGAGTATCTGCAGAGTCCGCTGGCCGACGAGGGGCAGGAGGGACGCGGCGGCGGAAAGGAGGAGTCGACTCGCAAATACCTGGACGGCGACGAGCTCACATTGGCCGACTGCAACCTCTTGCCCAAACTCCATGTCGTCAAG GTGGTCGCGAAGAAATACCGGAACTATGACATCCCGTCTGAATTCAGAGGGGTGTGGCGTTACCTCGGCAACGCCTACAGCCGAGACGAGTTCAACAACACGTGTGCGGCGGACGTGGAAATCGAGCTCGCCTACAGGGACGTGGCCAAGAGGCTGGGGAaatga
- the enpp4 gene encoding bis(5'-adenosyl)-triphosphatase enpp4 isoform X3, whose amino-acid sequence MLLKLLLGFLCGVAALASDDSDAAQQGPLPLLLVSFDGFRADYLRRFPMPNLKLLYSQGVLVEQLTNVFITKTFPNHYTLVTGLYAESHGIVASNMYDPVSGKHFQVGRDKDPMWWNKARPLWVTALDSGYKTAAMMWPGSDVVIGNRTATHFLAYDASVTFKQRLGNITNWMLGNGKEQGVKFAALYWEEPDRTGHLFGPENTTAMRKALKEVDDDIGLLMSELKQTGLWGRVNVLVTSDHGMAQCSTERLIRLDDCLHPDNYTLVDLSAVTALIPRKDPEAVFALLKKCHAHMTAYLKKAIPDRLHYQNNERIQPIILIADEGWTIVQHGNKLPRLGDHGYDNSLPSMHPFMAAVGPSFRQGYRISDLNSVDIYPLMCHLLSVPPQPNNGSLTQARCLLEAESFGDAPLFVSLVAGIFLVLATVVFLFRGLRKCRPLRSRRFRRLPIDDDDGEEEPLYE is encoded by the exons ATGCTGCTTAAACTGCTGCTGGGCTTCCTGTGCGGCGTCGCAGCGTTGGCCTCGGACGACAGCGACGCGGCTCAGCAGGGCcctctgccgctgctgctggtgtcctTCGACGGTTTCCGAGCGGACTACCTGCGGAGGTTCCCCATGCCCAACCTGAAGCTCCTGTACAGCCAAGGGGTCCTGGTGGAGCAGCTCACCAACGTCTTCATCACCAAGACTTTTCCCAACCACTACACCCTG GTGACGGGGCTGTACGCCGAGTCTCACGGGATCGTGGCCAGTAACATGTACGACCCCGTCAGCGGGAAGCACTTCCAAGTCGGCAGGGACAAGGACCCCATGTGGTGGAACAAGGCCCGGCCCCTGTGGGTCACGGCGCTGGACTCTGGCTACAAGACGGCGGCCATGATGTGGCCCGGCTCCGACGTGGTCATCGGCAACCGCACGGCGACGCACTTCTTGGCCTACGACGCTTCTGTGACATTCAAGCAACGGCTCGGGAACATTACGAACTGGATGTTGGGAAACGGAAAG GAGCAAGGAGTGAAGTTTGCGGCCCTCTACTGGGAGGAGCCTGATCGGACGGGCCACCTGTTTGGCCCAGAAAACACCACTGCCATGAGGAAGGCGCTGAAAGAG GTTGACGACGACATCGGCCTGCTGATGTCGGAGCTGAAGCAGACCGGCCTCTGGGGTCGCGTCAACGTCCTGGTGACCAGCGACCACGGCATGGCTCAGTGCTCAACCGAGCGCCTCATTCGGCTGGACGACTGCCTCCACCCTGACAACTACACACTGGTGGACCTCTCAGCTGTCACAGCCCTCATTCCACGTAAAG atCCTGAGGCCGTCTTCGCCCTGCTGAAGAAGTGCCACGCCCACATGACGGCGTATCTGAAGAAGGCCATCCCTGATCGGCTGCACTACCAGAACAATGAACGCATCCAGCCGATCATACTGATTGCTGATGAAGGCTGGACCATAGTGCAGCATGGGAACAAGCTGCCCAGAT taGGCGATCACGGCTACGACAACTCCCTACCCAGCATGCATCCCTTCATGGCAGCGGTGGGGCCCAGCTTCCGTCAGGGTTATCGAATCAGTGATTTGAACAGTGTAGACATTTACCCCCTCATGTGCCACCTGCTGTCGGTGCCCCCGCAGCCCAACAACGGCAGCCTGACCCAGGCCCGGTGCCTGCTGGAGGCCGAGAGCTTCGGGGACGCCCCCCTGTTCGTCAGCCTGGTGGCCGGCATCTTCCTTGTACTTGCTACAGTCGTTT TTCTTTTCAGGGGGCTGAGGAAATGTCGCCCGTTGCGCTCTCGGCGTTTCCGGAGACTTCCGATTGACGATGACGACGGCGAAGAAGAACCCCTGTATGAGTGA